CAGCAGCTGGGGACGAGGGGCTGGCACCCTCCTGATGCCATGCAGGGAACGGAGCTGGGCTCCCCTTCCATATCCTCCCTGCACCACAAACCATGGACGTGCACAGGTCTCCTTATGAAGAGGCGGCACCATCTCCCCTCGTGCCCGTACCCCATCCCCGTCTGTACCCAAGAGGAAAGTTACATTTCCCCCCTGTACCGCTCTTCCCGAAGGGGCCATTCCCCCACTATCCCCACTCCATACCCCTCTCCCGGTCTCCACCTGGGGAGCAGGCACCATTTCCCACCCCCAACCTCTATACCCAAGGGGAAGGCTCCATCTCCCGTCCCGGGTGCACGGGCACAGCCGCGGCCCCAGCAGCCTGAATGCGGCGCAGAGCGCgccggggcggagcggggcggagCAGCGGGGCCAggccgcggccccggcggcgACGCGGAAGGGGCGACACCGCCCGGGCGGGAGCCGCCGCGTTACCGGAGCGGCCGCGGGTCGGCAGCCCCGCCGGGCATGTCCCCGCCCGGGCCCGGGCCCGCAGAAGCGGCCTCCCGCGTTAGGGAGGCGGCGGGCAGGGACCCGCTGGCCGCCGACCTGCGCTGCAGCCTGTTCGCCGCCGCGCTGCAGAGCTACAAGCGCGACTCGGCGCTCAGGCCCTTCCCGGGCCGCTACGCGGATGGTGACAACAAGGACTTCGAGGGGCTGGTGAGTGCCGGTGGCCGCGGTCGGGGTGTGTGTCCGGGCCGGGAATGCGGTGGTGGTCCACCGCTGGAACGAGCAGACTGCCTTGCGAAGGGGCTGCCTGGAGCGGGGAGCGCAGGCCGAGCGTGCCCGGGCTGTTCTGGGGGGGGAAGCAGGCGAGGCTGCCCGCAGGTGAGCCTCAGGCTTACACACAAAGCAGGATGAGTTGTTCACCCAGTCAAGGAGCCCAGGTTTTAAAGTATATTTGGGATTCTGACTAATAAGCCCATACATGGAAACTTCCAAGTCCCACGTTGGGGGATATGAAGCGCTAGAAGAGCTTCCGTACATGAAATGAACACTGATTTTGAAGGGTTTGTATGTTACATGGCCTGAACACTCACTGTGTCTATCCCACTGCAGATACTGCACTGGgacagcttgttttcttttaggagTTTGATTATTCTTGTACGTACCTTACAGATATTGCtggtaaatataaatattttataactttCAGAACAAGTGACAAACTTTCCCACAAATGGGATACAAATGTTTGTATCTCAGAACAGAGACTGGGGTTTAGTTTACAACCTATCAGggtgaaatactgttttgttttcactagAGGTCTCTGTTTAATCATAATGAAAAGGAGCTTGTGCTAAATGCCTGTCTTGTTAGCTTGCAGATACCAAGGCTCTTCCAAGCCTGAAAGAGCTTCTGGAGTCTGTgccaaacacagagaaaaggacCTGGGATTTGTTTAGTTGGATTTTATCATCTAAGGTCTTCATGATACAAAGTACTAAGAAACAGGAGGTAAGTTCTGAATTCTGAAAGTCTTGATTAGAGTTTGTCTTTTAAGGCACGCTTGCACATCAGAGAGTATTTCCTCCTGCCAGAAGTTAGCGGTTAGTTCCTGTGAGAGCTTCACAGTTCAACAtgagtgcatttttttttctgtatatagagaggggtgtttgttttggttttaaaatgaaatttacaGGAGCACTGGTTGGAAGAAACAGTTATCACTGTCAGTAGTTGATGATGGGCAGTGGTTGTAGTCGGTTACTTCCATTAATGTAGCATGTACATGCATATTCTAGACCAAGATACTTCAGCTCGGGTGTTGTGGAACTAGGTCCTGCTTCTCACTAAGAAAGACAACTGTACTTCTTCTTGCTGCCCCAAAAGTGAAAGCTACTGAGGTACTTCTGTAACAGGGATCAAAATAGTTGCAGAGATTAGTAGCAAGATGAaaacaacttctgttttcacttctttcccctctgccaAGATCAGCTGATGAATATATCGTCCTCGTAGCCAAAGTAGAATTGTGATGCTGTCCTTTTCAATTAATTCATAATCACAATTCAGTTTGTGgtttttctggaaagaagaaTTAGGATTTAGCTTTGATAGCAAGAAACTGTTGTAATTTTTACTGTCTGCTTACTCCTCAGTTGTGGCAGTGTTGAATTCTAACACAGAAAGCATAATCAAAATACACAAAGCCATAGGAAAGACTAAGGGACAGTAAGCAGCATGCCCAGTGAGTAATCTAATCTAACCCCACAAACTAACACTTCTATTCCTTCCTGTTTTTAAGTACGAGAAGATCCAAGAACTCACAGGGATGTCTGGGGCTGTGGTTCCCGCTCCAGACTACCTCTTTGAGATCATGTATTGTGATCAAACCAATACCAAGTTTGCTGAGACCAAGGGAGAGCGGGACCTCATCTATGCCTTCCATGGGAGCCGCCTGGAGAACTTCCATTCCATCCTGCACAACGGCCTGCACTGCCACTTGAACAGGGTGAGGCTCCTCATACTGGCACCATCTGCTCTTGGTCACTTGCTGCTATTGACACTTCTTAAAAATAGGCCCAAATTCCTTTAGGGGTATGAAATGTGCTGATGATCTTGTCCTGCTGGTTTCAGTTCAGTGTGGGCCTTTGTGGATGGTTGTATTGGATTTTCTAGTGCAGCCTGAGGGTAAAAACTGGAAGTGGCACAAAACCATTTTCTCCAGCATGACGAAGTGCAACTGCCCTTTGCTTCTTTGTAAGGAACTATAATGCCAATGAAATACTGGCCTGTGCGACAGCCTGCAGCTGGAAAGTGCCTGTGCACAGAGAGGAGGGTAGTAGCCCAGGCAACGTAAAGAttctctctgcctgcctggccTCAAGTTTAAGTCAACCAAGTTTTAAGTGCTACTTGTGAATGGAGCCTCCTTTAAATGGCCTGGTTAAGGGAGACATCCCGTAGGATTTGCACCTcttctgatttcagtgaaaaggCGGTTGGGACTCCTGGCTTTGTGTGTTGTCTGTAAAGCAGCTTTGACACAGCAGCTGCTTAACCTTCCAGTCAACCTGGACTATGTTTTTCCCCCACGTTCTTTATGAGTAATGATTATCAGGTACAATGGACTTGCTGGATTAATAATTTTAGCTAGTGTGGCAAATCCTCTGATTCAGAGTCATTAAAACAGTTCTACTTGAAAGGAATTCACAATTGAAAAGTAATTCCCTCTTTTCTAGTAAAGCATGGATTTAAA
Above is a genomic segment from Strigops habroptila isolate Jane chromosome 9, bStrHab1.2.pri, whole genome shotgun sequence containing:
- the PARP16 gene encoding protein mono-ADP-ribosyltransferase PARP16, with the protein product MSPPGPGPAEAASRVREAAGRDPLAADLRCSLFAAALQSYKRDSALRPFPGRYADGDNKDFEGLLADTKALPSLKELLESVPNTEKRTWDLFSWILSSKVFMIQSTKKQEYEKIQELTGMSGAVVPAPDYLFEIMYCDQTNTKFAETKGERDLIYAFHGSRLENFHSILHNGLHCHLNRTSLFGEGTYLTSDLSLALLYSPHSLGWQRSALGSVLSCVAVCEIIDHPDVKCQVKKKDSEEIDRKRARVRNSEGGDVPQKYFVVTNNELLRVKYLLVYSQKQHRRPSSQSSWFHTHRFAVMMMLYLLLLIVIGASNSPTFVYYWHRMFHSER